In the genome of Octopus bimaculoides isolate UCB-OBI-ISO-001 chromosome 24, ASM119413v2, whole genome shotgun sequence, the window tttgtttttgctttgtaggGATCAGTTTTAGCGATTGGtatgtatgtgattttttttttttttcgaaactaCTGGCTTCTATAGTTGTGCTTTTGTATGGTGTACCTTTCTTGCATATTTCCTTATTAGATGAGAGAGTAGATAGTCGTAGTCATCAGCTGAAATCAATTAACAGGTTTTTAAATACTATCAATGGGTAACCAGAGCCTTTGCATATTTATCCATTCATTTTTAAGCCCatttttccatggtagcatgggttagatgaatatttcattgaggcattgttttacaggtGGATGCCCGTCTTGCTGCTAACCCTTACTTGCTTTCAAATAAGGGATTTCGTATTCTACTTGTCTTcaaaggcacaaagccagtagaTGGTTTGTTGACAGGGAAGTGACAATAACATCACTGCTGGTAGCACTGATTATTTCTGGAGATGTGCAGATGaaagcagtcacacacacacacacacacacaaacatacaaatctagattgtgtgtgtatgcatatatatatatatatatatatatatataggtaaatgataagattgcttcaatatttcaggggtagtctgaagtatctaagcaaccaggggatattTAAATCTGAAGGCACTCCTggaaattacttgtgtgggtaccgtcttcgttagaaggtatccagaggcaggtaatttattgtttaaaccgcagtttataattataattatatatatatatatacatacatatacgagcaCACAGATGTTTGTGTGCCTGTCACATGTACAGAAATCTTTATAAAAGTGGTGTATTTGCTCCCCCCCACTTCAACAAACCAAGGGGAGATAATTACCACTTCATTTATGATAACATCTGTACTTGAAATAAAAGTGGGAGGTCTTGGTATTGATGAATGATGTCTATCCAAGATAAACAAAGGCACCTTGGTACTATCACAATGTCTAAACACAGTTAATTTATATGCAGCTTTACCTGTCTATGTACATCGAGATTATCTAACTATTTTTAATCTAATTACCTGGGTAATGTTAGATATTCTAGACTGCTCTGTTTTAAAAACATTTGGAGATGTTtaggtaaataacattttttttttgaagttgttgTTTTTGGAATCCAACCAGAATTTtgtgtaattgtttatttaataacAGGGTTGCAATTGAAATTCTAATttcaatgtaaacattttaatatagGCACTTCTCAGTGGGTTGTAATAAAAAGGGTTAATATCGTAAAATCAGTGTACGGAAAAGTCCTTAAAAGTACCCCAAGATTTACGAGACATTTTACATTCTGTGGCTATTTATTAATCAGTGTGCATCATTTCCTGTTTGTTAGGTGAATGCCCGCAATATCGATGGTTCGACACCCCTGTGTGAAGCAAGCAGCCATGGAAAGACAGAATGTGTCCGTCTACTTTTAACTGCTGGAGCATACGTTAACCCTCCACTCCTACTCACAACTCCCTTACATGAAGCAGTTTTCaatagtgagtgagtgaaaacTTGATTTCCTTTCTCTCATCACATCTCTTcctatcttttgtttgttttatttttgttgttgctgttttactcTTTGACAGAAGTTGTCTGgtattttattcttgttattcaCTGAATGGTTGTACCACAAGATGGCCATAGTTAAATTGCTGGAAGCACAGTTGCTAAAGTACCATTCAAATTGCATGATAGTCTTTAGTTTCAGCCTTTTATGGCAGTGGcggtatggtaagaagcttgctttccatttacatggttctgggtttagtctcacttggacaagtgtcttctatagcaaCTTGTCCTGTATCATCCTTTAACATCAAGTCTTTGTCttcatcatttttcatttttctcttctactttttttCCAGACAACTGGGAATGTACTGAGATTCTAACGGAAGCAGGAGCCAACTTAGAGGCAAGTGACATCCATTTCGGCACACCCCTCCTTGTTACCTGCTTGAATGGTTACATCAAATGTGCCAAGGTTCTCCTACAATCAGGTAAACCCTTAAACTGATTTTGTTtgaccttgatttttttttttttttttttttttttttctgttagttttTGAAAATCTTGGCTTCATTACTTATTTCAATGAGGAAAACTgacttccattattattattattattattattatcattattaaggcggtgaactggcagaatcattagcatgccaggcaaaatgcgtaGCCTGTCgctactttctgaattcaaattccatcaaggtcgacttggcctttcatcattttgagtaTCAGTAGATTAAGTACCGGTAAAACATtggttcaatgtaattgattcgtctccttccccaaaatttcaggccttgtgcctttagtaggaaggattattgttattattattattattattattattattttccatttttaatctGCTTTATTCTTAGGAGCCAACGTAAATGCTGCCAGAACACATCAAACCCCTTTGCACGAAGCCATAAAACAAGGTTTGGACAATGATTTCCTCACGCTGCTTCTTGAACATGGTGCCAACACACGCAGCTTAAACAACCAAGGTTTGCTACCACGCCACTTGGCACACCGGAATTCCAATGTCATTAAGTTGTTGGATTATTGGGAAAGTAAGTCAGAAATATTTTGGAGATTTAtggttcttcattattttattcagtatttgtatttttatttcaataaatttcaatcATTGAAAGATATAGTTTTATGATaacaagaccttcgtacattgggcctcaccgaggcgatgactactgacggagacctttggaaatgtgctgtgcgtgagaagacccggcaagccaagtaagatcgttgccagtgcccctggactggttcttgtgcgagtggcacatgagatgcaccattttgagcgtggccgttgccagtaccgcctgactggctcccgtaggattttcgagcgagattgttgccagtgcccctggactggcttgtgcgggtggcacataaaagacaccatttcgagcgtggccgttttcgtgcgggtgacacgtaaaagcacccactacactctctgagtggttggcgttaagaagggcatccagctgtagaaactctgccaaattagactggagcctggtgttgccatccggtttcaccagtcctcagtcaaatcgtccaacccatgctagcatggaaagcggacgttaaacgatgatgatgatgatgatgatgtttccctTTTGGGGTTTTATTATATGTCAATGATTAGCCATGTACCAACCCTTTTCTTACCACCACTGCAATAACAACCAGCAGCCAACGATGCCATTGTAACTTTCTTGACCAATCCTTCATTCTTACACTGATTCACTTCAGAGTAGAGAGTGAATTCTTTAACAATTGCTGccatcccaaccacatagttctgggttcagtcctactgtgtggcatcttgagcaagtgtcttctactgtagcctacAACATATGTTAcagtatccagtcatagaaatcttGTCAAAGCAGGTACTGGAGACCAACACAACCCTCGGGCTTGTTGCATCCTTTCAAactacccaacccatgccagcattggttCGCAAATGTGGTTCACGAAAGAGTCATACCCaacgactggtgtagcagcaccatagtcaactgctacaaagataaaAGTGATGCCtcagatagaaataattacagaggtatcaaatcgTTGTGTCGAGTGacgaaagttacagagagagccATAGTCCAACCAATTAgggagagttagtctagatgagatgcagtttggttttgtgccaagcagaagcaccactgatgctatatttctggtaagccttgtacagggacactaccagtaaggtgagggtgggcaacgagtacagtgaagaattcagggtacaagtaggggttcaccaaggatcggtcctcagccccctcttgctCATCATAGTCCCCTAGGCAAtactattattataaaggcagcgaactgacagaattgttagcacaccaggcgaaatgcttagtggtatttcatctgttgctacgttctgagttcaaattccaccaaggccaacattgcttttcatccttttgggggttgataaattaagtaccagtgaaacactgaggttgatgcaattgactagtcccctcccttgtgcctttagtagaaaggattattattatgatgacatacattgcctttgtttaaattcattttgaaataatgaacaattgagtaaaataactttgttgtttatTAAGCTGGTCCACAGAGAGAGGAATAACTTGTGGCAAGCAGCAGAAAAACTATGCAATTGATGGATGTTTCATTAACCTATTGGGCAGAATTCAAATCTCCTCAATGAGTAATTTTTCCTAATTCTTTATTTAGTATAAGGACTGTAGCaaagtttgaaattaaaattcccttcctttttttctttttcgttttctgttttaaacattttattttccctttttgtttCAGAAAACCCCCAGAGTCTGTTGTTCTATGCTCGGAAATCAATCTTGAAGGCTATCagaaattatcatcttatttctAGACTTGAGATACCTCAAATCCTACAGAACTACCTCAGTTTCAAGTAACCCTTGACAATAAAATCTCATTGCTACTCTAAAGACAATTCCAGGATTCAaggagtatttttgtttttctttttgtttacagCTGGATATCATCATTCCTTCTATTAATCTCTGCCTACCTCCATCAACATAGAGAAACTAGAGTTACTACATGTAATGCCTTACTAATCACTGTGTTATATCCACAAGTATAGCATGTAACTCTTTGATTTGGCTgatcaaggtaaaaaaaaaaccctgtttatcatttatttcacagTTCAGTGGCTAGCAGGATTCACTAAGCTGTTAAAGTAATTGATCCAACCAATAAAACAATTGAGTCCAGCCATTGGATATTATTTGGGGAAAACCTTtagtttaacccattacctcccataattctattaactggaattttttttaatgaaactttgatttctagcaaaAAACAGCCTtcgaaacacgctggaatgatcaaaataacatttcaaaataacattttaaatagaaataagcgagaaatagggtgaaaaattagcaaacctcatttgaatatcagagaaatatacctagtagatatagcaaaaaggttagatatgtgtaaatattgacagataattacgaaatttgtcatttttaagcgatctcatatgagatcactggtaggtaatgggttaatgtaaaatactgtctgagAATATTGGAGTTCTGCTGTGCACTCATTTGGTGCCAATGTCTACAAATGGGAAATGATTTAAATGAAGAAAGTTTTCTACCGGTGACTGAAGTTCTGAAAATGATAAAACCTGAACTAATAGCAGCATTCTGATGTATAGCATTGATATTTCTCATGATTggattgtattttgtatattttaagaagCCCTCAGTTAACTGCGTTGGTCAGGTGTTTCAGCCTTGGGCTAAAAGCTGATACTTTGTATCATGTTGCTTTCTGCTGAGCCATACTCTTGGCTAGGAAACACTACTTTTTGTGCTGTGCTCCCTTTTTAGTTAGAAATAGGGGTTGTGTTGTTGTCCCCGGCTTGCAGTGTTTGTGTTCAAGTCTTCCTTTTAATCTCAAGAATGCCACAAGAAACCAcctgtgtgtatttctgcataaTGAGATCTTGCAGTTTGGAAGAAACAACCCACCCCAAAAGTTTGTCTCTCTCTGCAGCACTTTTCGTGTTGTGTGAATGACTGTTTAGAAATCCTGAAGAGGCTTCCTTAGATCTGATGATTAGGTTTGGTTTCATGGTATGAAGCGGAAAAGAGATAAATCTTCCCTGGGTGAGACAACAGTCTTTCACTAGTTAACATTCCCTGAGGATTTGGTATTTAATACTGTCGACAGTTAGGAGAGCTGTGATAGCATTATACTAATGTGTGCTACAACAGTAACATTGATCACCACTAACACTACCGCAATGACTGTACTAACCACAAAATAACATTAaccatatcaacaacaataacagcaacatcaataacaagtaCCACAATAACACCATCAACTGcaacatcaaccacaacaatACTAACCATAGCAGCACCTACACTACAACAGCATTATTGATTACCACGACCATGCTGCAGCAGCAGTTGTAAcatcaaccaccactaccactacaacaacaacaataataataaaacatcacAGCACTAAAcataacatcaacagcaaaaatatttatcataacaACACCAAGAACTACATCAATAATAAtcgcacaacaacaacaacaacatcaaccaccACAATCACTCTGCAGCAGCAATAACACCAACATGCACTACAGCTGCACCAATTGCAACatcaaccacagcaacaataataatcctttctactaaaagcacacggcctgaaattttgggggaagggactagttgatcacattgacctgtttcactggtacttaatttatcgactccgaaaagatgaagggcaaagtgggccttggcagaatttgaacccagaatgtagtgacaggtgcttacgattctgccagctcgccaccctaacaACAATAANNNNNNNNNNNNNNNNNNNNNNNNNNNNNNNNNNNNNNNNNNNNNNNNNNNNNNNNNNNNNNNNNNNNNNNNNNNNNNNNNNNNNNNNNNNNNNNNNNNNNNNNNNNNNNNNNNNNNNNNNNNNNNNNNNNNNNNNNNNNNNNNNNNNNNNNNNNNNNNNNNNNNNNNNNNNNNNNNNNNNNNNNNNNNNNNNNNNNNNNNNNNNNNNNNNNNNNNNNNNNNNNNNNNNNNNNNNNNNNNNNNNNNNNNNNNNNNNNNNNNNNNNNNNNNNNNNNNNNNNNNNNNNNNNNNNNNNNNNNNNNNNNNNNNNNNNNNNNNNNNNNNNNNNNNNNNNNNNNNNNNNNNNNNNNNNNNNNNNNNNNNNNNNNNNNNNNNNNNNNNNNNNNNNNNNNNNNNNNNNNNNNNNNNNNNNNNNNNNNNNNNNNNNNNNNNNNNNNNNNNNNNNNNNNNNNNNNNNNNNNNNNNNNNNNNNNNNNNNNNNNNNNNNNNNNNNNNNNNNNNNNNNNNNNNNNNNNNNNNNNNNNNNNNNNNNNNNNNNNNNNNNNNNNNNNNNNNNNNNNNNNNNNNNNNNNNNNNNNNNNNNNNNNNNNNNNNNNNNNNNNNNNNNNNNNNNNNNNNNNNNNNNNNNNNNNNNNNNNNNNNNNNNNNNNNNNNNNNNNNNNNNNNNNNNNNNNNNNNNNNNNNNNNNNNNNNNNNNNNNNNNNNNNNNNNNNNNNNNNNNNNNNNNNNNNNNNNNNNNNNNNNNNNNNNNNNNNNNNNNNNNNNNNNNNNNNNNNNNNNNNNNNNNNNNNNNNNNNNNNNNNNNNNNNNNNNNNNNNNNNNNNNNNNNNNNNNNNNNNNNNNNNNNNNNNNNNNNNNNNNNNNNNNNNNNNNNNNNNNNNNNNNNNNNNNNNNNNNNNNNNNNNNNNNNNNNNNNNNNNNNNNNNNNNNNNNNNNNNNNNNNNNNNNNNNNNNNNNNNNNNNNNNNNNNNNNNNNNNNNNNNNNNNNNNNNNNNNNNNNNNNNNNNNNNNNNgataaaaataagtaccagtgaaacactgggtcgatgtaatcgactagtcccccctcccccaaaatggctgccattatggcaaaatctgaaaccattattattattattattattattattattatcatgcttgtcatattttaataaaatatttcagataaaCAATACTCAGGACAAAACAATGTTGTGTCTTTCTTATGTTTTTCTCTAttgtatcctctctctctctctctctcttatttcatcctctctcactgtctcaccctctctcctttcccactctctctctcactctctttgttgTGTAGCTGTGTCCGGACTGGTCCCATTCTCCCAGGGAATGTCTCATTGTTATTTTACAATTAATACTGCTGCCTCAGTAAATGTGCTTTTTTATTCCCATATTTCACACATTCTTGGCTATAATGTCTGTGAAGTTCACTGAGACttaaccatatatgtgtgtgtgtgtatgtatgtgtgtgtacatgtccatatatgtatgtgtatatacacatctatatatgtatatatactttattgaaaagcagcagaaatataacaaaaccttttgttatatttctactgcttttaaataaagcatattattctacctctggtatttgagtactcttttttccaccttgttgcacatttatgtgcttactccagtatacatatatatatNNNNNNNNNNNNNNNNNNNNNNNNNNNNNNNNNNNNNNNNNNNNNNNNNNNNNNNNNNNNNNNNNNNNNNNNNNNNNNNNNNNNNNNNNNNNNNNNNNNNNNNNNNNNNNNNNNNNNNNNNNNNNNNNNNNNNNNNNNNNNNNNNNNNNNNNNNNNNNNNNNNNNNNNNNNNNNNNNNNNNNNNNNNNNNNNNNNNNNNNNNNNNNNNNNNNNNNNNNNNNNNNNNNNNNNNNNNNNNNNNNNNNNNNNNNNNNNNNNNNNNNNNNNNNNNNNNNNNNNNNNNNNNNNNNNNNNNNNNNNNNNNNNNNNNNNNNNNNNNNNNNNNNNNNNNNNNNNNNNNNNNNNNNNNNNNNNNNNNNNNNNNNNNNNNNNNNNNNNNNNNNNNNNNNNNNNNNNNNNNNNNNNNNNNNNNNNNNNNNNNNNNNNNNNNNNNNNNNNNNNNNNNNNNNNNNNNNtatatatatatatatatgtatgtgtatatatatatatatatgtatgtgtatatatatatatatatgtatgtgtatatatatatatatgtatgtgtatatatatatatatatatgtatgtatgtgtatatatatatgtatgtatgtttacatgtatgtgtatatatatatatatgtatgtatgtttacatgtatctatatatttatatatgtttgtttgtatatatatgtttgtgtgtatatatatatatatatatatatatatatatatatatatacatacataatgtacatatatataagtaaacgtgtgtgtgtgcgtgtgtttgtgtctctgtgaatgcaagtgtatgtgtcaatgagtttgtattttttccttgtaTAATGCGTGTTCGATGACCGTAAACAAATGACATTGCTGTACGTTTGCAGTCAACCGTGAAAGCATGTCTAGATTTCTGGATATGTCTTGACATGTTGCGCCATCTTCATAAACAAAAGCTGCTAGTGACTATGTTTGGGTTGTTCATTGTCCAATAgactggggtggggtggggtggggtggggNNNNNNNNNNNNNNNNNNNNNNNNNNNNNNNNNNNNNNNNNNNNNNNNNNNNNNNNNNNNNNNNNNNNNNNNNNNNNNNNNNNNNNNNNNNNNNNNNNNNNNNNNNNNNNNNNNNNNNNNNNNNNNNNNNNNNNNNNNNNNNNNNNGGTGAGAGAttgtgacaagaagagcatccccACACAGAAGATTTACTTCAACAATTTTCATTTGTCccatgtcatcatcaccatttaatgtctgttgtccatgctagttggttggacggtgtgaccagagctggcaagccaggggTCGGggtgctgcaccaggctccagttgtctgctttggcatggtttctatggctggatgcccttcctaacaccaaccactttacagagtattgGCGCTTTTCACATGTtgccacatgggcacttttacgtggcaccaccaTGGGTGCTTTATGCAATCAGAAGgattggtcttaacacttctgctttgGAGGACAGGtccaggtcttcttgagtacagccagGCACCAGGTGGCTTGGCCCCTtatcatctcacctgaaaggttcagcttcctcaggtcattcttcagtactttgccccatgttttcctgggtctcccacatCTAtgtgttccatccactttgagagatcaATGCTTCTTTATAGAGCCGTCAGCaaccatctgcatcacatgaccaaaccagcacagtctcctctcttgcacacagcaacaaATTCCTCTTacgcctaacttctctctcagaacATGTAAGtatagaaaagtaaacattacccctttagcatttaaacccccatcaaaatctcagagctacaaaatgatcctttctactacaggcactgtggtgttatgagccaggctgtgttATAGGGAAGGATCAGAAGTGAGGGAGTAGGTATGTCCTGTCGGAAGTGGGGCCTGTGGATTCCATTGGAAGTGCCGTGGTGGATATGAGGGTCAGTCGGCGGTGAACAGCACATCAGAGCGGACGTGTGAAACGGTACAACAACAGATAGCACACATGGATGTGGAGTGAACCTTGGAGTTTGAGACAGCACGTAGATGTTGAAAGTGACCCTTTTCCCGGACCGACAGGTAAGACTACCGTAGTTCTCTCTTCGCTTCcgtctttttcttcctttacatcaCAGACACAAGGAGTGAAATTTTTGGcgggaggagataagtcaattacatttactccagtgctcaactggtatttattttatcgactctgaaaggatgaaaggcaaagtccaccttggctgCATTTGAAAAGAGCTTCAAAATAatacatgactaattcaaaacaatgtgaataaatatttcatttggcagaataatctggaCGCTGAAAGTTTAGGGCTTAGCAAAAGGACAAACCTATATCTCAACAATTCTAAGATCTGAAGAAACCAGTTCTTTCACCAGTATCTGCAACTATTTGTATCACAAGTCAGACAGGGAGCCTGTTTGAGGTAgctcgagttgctagaaatagcaagcgaatttccctcaaattacactatGCTGtcataaaaagaaagcaacataTTTGGAATTCTGTTGTCTTGGATACACTTCTTTAAACCAAAGGGGGATGGTGGTGGCTAGATTGTCGTTCATTGTAGGTCTGCTGAATCAGGGCTTAACTGAGGCTAAACAACCATAAAGAGAGCAACATGTCCAGAGGGTGGGTGAGGGTGGAATTACTGAGACCACCTAATTGTCAGAATTTATTTTAGGTATCCTTCCTGTTCAACTTACCATTCTTGTTGACCTCACTTCCTTGGTTTTTCACCCCCCTCACCCTTATTTGCGTATTCGACTGTCTCCCTGCCACTTCAagtccccatcaccatcaccaccttctatttcttcattttctcacgAAGCAGAAGTTATGAAACATTATATTCTACACTCCACCCAGCCAAACAGACTGAACCACATTTTTACCAATGCGGACCATTACCAGTTCCTCCGAAATCCAAgaaaccattttatttatttatatattaaaaaaaaaaaaactgttttttaaaaacttttaaattCCCACCATCGCTaccatttatgattttttttaacgattatttgaatttagtttatttcattttatcatttcacatttaaaaaatatgggaatTGTAAAGTGTAAAGTCTTATTTTTCAAATTACCAATATTGTTTGCTTACGATAATTTTTCACTTTCAGTTTATAACTGTAAACTGAAAAGAGTGGCTTAAAATGCATAGAGATAAACAGATAATATAGCTGATATAGTGTCAAAACGCCCTTCCATGGACGGgacggtcacggctggaacgcatTTGAGTACAAATTTACGTGCCATGTCCAACAAATTAAAGACTGAACCAATTG includes:
- the LOC106883138 gene encoding ankyrin repeat and SOCS box protein 13; the encoded protein is MAESKLKCEHSDNSVRNKPTNDGKFTMPGQQKAIDPNVLKEYLDSVYPLQKAARDGRADILKLLVRKYGMNVNCQTYDLVTPLHEASAWGHVNCVTELIQLDASVNARNIDGSTPLCEASSHGKTECVRLLLTAGAYVNPPLLLTTPLHEAVFNNNWECTEILTEAGANLEASDIHFGTPLLVTCLNGYIKCAKVLLQSGANVNAARTHQTPLHEAIKQGLDNDFLTLLLEHGANTRSLNNQGLLPRHLAHRNSNVIKLLDYWEKNPQSLLFYARKSILKAIRNYHLISRLEIPQILQNYLSFK